One genomic segment of Bacillus sp. 2205SS5-2 includes these proteins:
- the rpmG gene encoding 50S ribosomal protein L33: MNKKTILSCSDCGTRNYSTVSNVGEKRLEVKKHCKHCNAHTVHKQTR, from the coding sequence ATGAACAAAAAAACAATTCTGTCTTGCAGTGACTGTGGCACACGCAATTATTCTACAGTAAGCAATGTTGGGGAAAAGCGTTTAGAGGTAAAAAAGCATTGTAAACATTGCAACGCTCACACCGTTCATAAACAAACCCGTTAA
- the nusG gene encoding transcription termination/antitermination protein NusG produces the protein MEKSWYVVHTYSGYENKVKANLEKRVESMGMQDKIFRVIVPEEEETDVRNGKTKVVKKKVFPGYVIVEIVMTDDSWYVVRNTPGVTGFVGSSGHGSKPTALLPDEVESILKQMGMTEKRIEVDFELGETVTVKEGPFANFTGAIEEMDMGKAKVKVLVNMFGRETPVELDFTQIEKL, from the coding sequence ATGGAAAAAAGTTGGTATGTAGTCCATACGTATTCAGGTTATGAAAATAAAGTGAAGGCCAATCTTGAGAAACGCGTTGAATCAATGGGTATGCAAGATAAAATCTTCCGAGTAATTGTTCCTGAAGAAGAAGAAACAGATGTAAGAAATGGAAAAACAAAAGTAGTAAAGAAAAAGGTGTTTCCTGGTTACGTTATCGTTGAGATTGTTATGACAGATGATTCTTGGTACGTCGTTCGAAACACGCCCGGAGTAACAGGGTTTGTAGGTTCATCAGGGCATGGATCAAAACCAACGGCGCTTTTACCAGATGAAGTAGAAAGTATTCTAAAACAAATGGGTATGACTGAAAAACGCATTGAAGTCGACTTTGAATTGGGTGAAACAGTTACCGTTAAAGAGGGGCCGTTCGCTAATTTCACAGGTGCTATCGAAGAGATGGATATGGGTAAAGCGAAAGTCAAAGTGTTAGTGAATATGTTCGGTCGTGAAACGCCAGTTGAGCTTGATTTTACTCAAATTGAGAAATTATAA
- the secE gene encoding preprotein translocase subunit SecE produces the protein MSSLLKFSRNVSLEMKKVSWPKRKELTRYTITVISTVVFVAIFFAIVDLGISELINLIL, from the coding sequence ATGTCTAGCCTATTGAAATTTTCCAGAAACGTATCATTAGAAATGAAGAAGGTAAGCTGGCCAAAACGCAAAGAGCTTACGCGCTACACGATCACCGTTATTTCAACCGTTGTCTTTGTAGCAATCTTTTTTGCTATAGTTGATTTAGGAATATCAGAATTAATCAATCTAATTTTATAA
- the rplK gene encoding 50S ribosomal protein L11 — protein MAKKVVKVVKLQIPAGKANPAPPVGPALGQAGVNIMGFCKEFNARTADQAGLIIPVEISVFEDRSFTFITKTPPAAVLLKKAVGIESGSGEPNTKKVATIKRDKVREIAETKMPDLNAASVEAAMLMVEGTARSMGIVVED, from the coding sequence GTGGCTAAAAAAGTAGTGAAAGTAGTTAAGTTGCAAATTCCTGCTGGGAAAGCTAATCCGGCTCCACCGGTTGGTCCTGCATTGGGTCAAGCTGGTGTTAATATCATGGGATTCTGTAAGGAGTTTAACGCTCGTACAGCAGATCAAGCTGGCTTAATTATTCCAGTTGAAATCTCGGTTTTTGAAGACCGTTCATTTACATTCATCACTAAAACTCCACCTGCAGCTGTTCTTCTTAAAAAAGCAGTTGGAATTGAGTCTGGTTCTGGTGAACCAAACACAAAAAAAGTTGCTACAATCAAGCGTGACAAAGTACGTGAGATTGCTGAAACGAAAATGCCTGACCTAAACGCTGCAAGTGTAGAAGCTGCAATGCTTATGGTTGAAGGTACTGCGCGCAGTATGGGTATTGTTGTAGAAGACTAA